In Myxocyprinus asiaticus isolate MX2 ecotype Aquarium Trade chromosome 3, UBuf_Myxa_2, whole genome shotgun sequence, the following proteins share a genomic window:
- the LOC127424275 gene encoding transcription initiation factor TFIID subunit 1-like isoform X5, translating into MSDSDSDEDQDRPFHLTGFLFGNINENGQLEDDSVLDTESKKHLAGLGSLGLGSLITEITASEEETADNEPDQSNIDSEGWVRSTEDAVDYSDISEVAEDETRKYRQAMGSLQPARRADEGDDYDADCEDVDSKLMPPPPPPSLPIPAKKEDTPTQNSSVSDEGDGIILPSIIAPSSVGDKVDFSSSSDSESESDRPSQGSGTGGQRQMCLTLPLAGIMQKDAAKALPGVTELFPEFRPGKVLRFLRLFGPGKNMPSVWRSARRKRKRKQREPLADTAPGDNESDPPEGEAKKKSGWDYEHAPPPPPEQCLSDDEITMMAPVESKFMQVSGEGDKVSEVRPKVAEWRYGPAQLWYDMLGVPEDGSGFHYGFKLRDEQQQDSTETAAETTVNAPASAPVIEQAQQQDAYDEQGEDVSQMQDEMFLMVTQLQWEDDIIWNGDEVKHKGTKTQRASLAGWLPTSMTRNANAYNAQQGLSRSNSQLVPLTPPPLAKTPSITGSKREKNSHDHQAHEDDSPWFSIFPIDNEELVYGRWEDNIIWDDQCMDCLPSPPILTLDPNDENIILEIPDEKEERASHSPSKDNKKETALKKSRILLGKTGVIKDEPQQNMSQPEIKDPWNLSNDEFYYPKQQGLRGSFGGNIIQHSIPTVELRQPFFPTHMGPMKLRLFHRPSLKKYSFGALSQPGQHPVQPLLKHIKKKAKMREQERQASGGGDMFFMRTAQDLTGKDGDLILAEYSEEYPPLLMQVGMATKIKNYYKRKPGKDPGAPDCKYGETVYCHTSPFLGSLHPGQLLQAFENNLFRAPVYLHKMPETDFLIIRTRQGYLIRELVDIFVVGQECPLYEVPGPNSKRANTHIRDFLQVFIYRLFWKSKDRPRRIRMEDIKKAFPSHSESSIRKRLKLCADFKRTGMDSNWWVLKPDFRLPTEEEIRALVSPEQCCAYYSMLVAEQRLKDAGYGDKSFFAPDEENEEEFQMKIDDEVRTAPWNTTRAFIAAMKGKCLLEVTGVADPTGCGEGFSYVKVPNKPTQQKDDREPQPVKKTVTGTDADLRRLSLKNAKQLLRKFGVPEEEIKKLSRWEVIDVVRTMSTEQARSGEGPMSKFARGSRFSVAEHQERYKEECQRIFDLQNKVLESTEVLSTDTDSSSAEDSDFEEMGKNIENMLQNKKTSSQLSREREEQERKELQRMLMGEDNERERGRKEQRKGSSALSTSSHKDDDASSVTSLNSSATGRRMKIYRTFCDEDGKEYVRCETVRKPSVIDAYLRIRTTKDNDFIRKFALFDEQHREEMRKERRRIQEQLRRLKRNQEKDKFKGPPEKKAKKAKERPDLKLKCGACGAIGHMRTNKFCPLYYQTNAPPSNPVAMTEEQEEELEKTVIHNDNEELIKVEGTKIVLGKQLIESADEVRRKSLVLKFPKQQLPPKKKRRVGTTAHCDYLNRPHKSIHRRRTDPMVTLSSVLESIINDMRDLPNTYPFHTPVNGKVIKDYYKIITRPMDLQTLRENVRKRIYPSREEFRESVELIFKNSATYNGAKHLLTLVAQSMLNLCDEKLKEKEERLVRLEKAINPLLDDDDQVAFSFILDNIVTQKMMAVPGSWPFHHPVNKKFVPDYYKVIINPMDLDTLRKNISKHKYQNREIFLADVSLIHANSVKYNGPDSPYTKTALEIVNLCKQTLAEYDEHLTQLEKDISTAKEAALDAADLESLDPLTPGPYTPQGRHRGRMGEDESDVDIEGYEEDDDGKPKTPAPAEEGDLDDDDEEDDDDELLMRPQRRMHGDEEEEDEGSSRQQQASVLYQDLLMSDAEDDASEEEGDNPFCSIQLSESGSDSDADLGHQESTRIGLEQEESMMSYEGDGPDEETHMEDSNVSYGSYDDGDSQMQRRVSSPGTGERDVEGVYGMSEEEEEEEDERRRGPSVLTQVQLSDDEEDSEEFRSVGGDIDMDSDN; encoded by the exons ATGTCAGACTCTGACAGTGACGAGGACCAGGACCGTCCCTTCCACTTGACAGGGTTTCTGTTTGGCAACATCAATGAGAACGGTCAGCTGGAGGATGACAGCGTGCTGGATACG GAGTCAAAGAAGCACCTGGCTGGTCTGGGCTCTCTGGGTTTGGGTTCACTTATTACAGAGATCACAGCCAGTGAGGAGGAAACAGCTGACAACGAGCCAGACCAGAGCAACATTGATTCAGAAg GATGGGTAAGGAGCACTGAAGATGCTGTTGATTACTCTGATATTAGTGAAGTTGCAGAGGATGAAACCCGCAAATACAGACAGGCCATGGGCAGCCTGCAGCCAGCACGGAGAGCAG ATGAAGGTGATGACTATGATGCTGATTGTGAGGACGTTGATTCCAAACTCATGCCTCCGCCCCCTCCCCCTAGTCTGCCAATCCCTGCAAAGAAAGAGGACACACCCACTCAGAACAGCAGTG tgagTGATGAGGGTGATGGCATCATCCTGCCTTCCATTATTGCTCCATCATCTGTGGGAGATAAGGTTGACTTCAGTAGTTCATCAgacagtgagagtgagagtgatcGACCGTCTCAGGGTTCAGGGACAGGAGGACAGAGACAGATGTGCCTCACCCTCCCTCTTGCAGGCATTATGCAGAAAGATGCGGCTAAAGCTCTGCCAGGAGTCACAGAACTTTTTCCTGAGTTCAGACCTGGAAAG GTGTTGCGGTTCTTGCGGTTGTTTGGTCCTGGTAAGAACATGCCGTCTGTTTGGCGAAGCGCTCGCAGGAAACGGAAACGAAAGCAGAGAGAGCCACTGGCAGACACGGCCCCAGGTGACAACGAATCGGATCCACCTGAGGGAGAAGCTAAGAAAAAATCAGGGTGGGACTATGAACATGCACCTCCACCACCACCAGAGCAGTGTCTGTCTGATGATGAG ATCACCATGATGGCTCCAGTGGAGTCTAAGTTCATGCAGGTATCTGGTGAGGGTGATAAAGTGTCAGAGGTGAGGCCAAAGGTGGCAGAGTGGCGTTATGGTCCAGCACAGCTTTGGTACGACATGCTCGGCGTACCAGAGGATGGGAGTGGCTTCCATTATGGATTTAAACTCAGAGATGAACAACAGCAGGACAGTACTGAAACAGCGGCAGAAACTACTGTGAATGCACCAGCATCTGCACCAGTCATCGAGCAGGCACAGCAACAAGATGCTTATGATGAG CAGGGGGAGGATGTCTCTCAGATGCAGGATGAGATGTTTTTAATGGTGACCCAGCTGCAGTGGGAGGATGACATCATCTGGAATGGAGATGAGGTGAAACACAAGGGCACAAAGACCCAGCGTGCCAGTCTGGCCGGGTGGCTGCCTACTAGCATGACCCGTAATGCCAATGCTTACAACGCTCAGCAGG GTCTAAGTCGCAGTAATTCTCAACTTGTGCCCCTGACTCCTCCCCCTCTGGCCAAAACTCCATCCATAACAGGatccaaaagagaaaaaaacagccACGATCATCAAG CTCATGAGGATGACTCCCCGTGGTTCTCCATATTCCCGATTGATAATGAGGAGCTTGTGTATGGACGTTGGGAAGACAACATAATCTGGGATGATCAGTGTATGGACTGCCTTCCTTCTCCTCCCATTCTCACTCTTGACCCCAATGATGAAAACATCATACTCG AGATCCCAGATGAAAAAGAGGAAAGAGCCTCTCATTCCCCCTCCAAAGACAACAAGAAAGAGACGGCACTGAAGAAAAGTCGCATTCTCCTCGGAAAGACTGGCGTCATCAAAGATGAGCCTCAACAg AATATGTCCCAGCCAGAGATTAAGGATCCCTGGAATCTGTCCAATGATGAGTTCTACTACCCCAAACAGCAGGGGCTCAGAGGATCCTTTGGAGGAAACATCATCCAG CACTCTATTCCTACTGTGGAGTTGAGGCAGCCATTCTTCCCCACTCACATGGGACCCATGAAACTGCGTCTGTTCCATCGACCATCCCTGAAGAAGTACTCTTTTGGAGCACTGTCCCAGCCTGGCCAGCACCCGGTCCAACCCCTCCTCAAACACATTAAGAAGAAGGCTAAG ATGCGAGAGCAGGAGCGTCAGGCATCGGGTGGAGGGGACATGTTCTTCATGCGCACAGCGCAGGATCTTACGGGAAAAGATGGAGATCTCATTTTGGCAGAATATAGCGAGGAGTATCCTCCGCTTCTCATGCAAGTCGGCATGGCAACCAAGATCAAGAACTACTACAAAAGA AAACCAGGTAAAGACCCAGGAGCACCTGACTGTAAATATGGAGAGACTGTTTACTGTCACACATCACCTTTCCTGGGATCTTTGCACCCTGGACAACTACTGCAG GCTTTTGAAAATAACTTGTTCAGAGCTCCAGTCTATCTGCATAAGATGCCCGAGACGGATTTCCTGATTATCCGGACGCGGCAGGGTTACTTAATAAGAGAACTGGTAGACATATTTGTGGTGGGACAGGAATGTCCTCTCTATGAGGTGCCAGGGCCCAACTCAAAACGAGCCAACACACACATTCGAGACTTCCTACAG gtgTTCATCTATCGTCTGTTCTGGAAGAGTAAAGATCGTCCTCGGCGTATACGTATGGAGGACATAAAGAAGGCTTTTCCCTCTCACTCTGAGAGTAGCATCCGCAAACGCCTCAAACTCTGTGCCGACTTTAAACGCACAG GAATGGATTCTAACTGGTGGGTACTAAAGCCTGATTTTCGGCTTCCTACTGAAGAGGAGATCAGAGCATTGGTCTCTCCTGAGCAGTGCTGTGCGTACTACAGTATGCTGGTAGCAGAGCAGAGACTAAAG GATGCTGGGTATGGTGATAAGTCATTCTTTGCACCTGACGAAGAGAATGAGGAAGAATTCCAGATGAAGATTGATGATGAG GTGCGCACTGCCCCATGGAACACAACCAGGGCATTCATTGCAGCCATGAAGGGAAAGTGTCTCCTGGAGGTCACAGGGGTTGCTGACCCCACCGGTTGTGGAGAAGGATTCTCATATGTTAAAGTCCCCAATAAACCTACACAGCAGAAG GATGATCGAGAGCCCCAGCCAGTGAAAAAGACTGTGACAGGAACTGACGCGGATCTCCGACGCCTGTCCCTCAAAAATGCCAAACAGCTGCTCCGCAAGTTTGGAGTTCCTGAGGAAGAG atAAAGAAACTTTCCCGTTGGGAGGTGATCGACGTCGTGAGGACAATGTCTACCGAGCAGGCTCGTTCAGGGGAGGGGCCTATGAGTAAATTTGCCCGTGGGTCTCGGTTCTCTGTAGCAGAACATCAGGAACGTTATAAAGAGGAGTGCCAGAGGATCTTTGACCTGCAGAACAA GGTGTTGGAGTCCACAGAGGTGTTGTCCACAGACACAGACAGCAGTTCGGCAGAGGACAGTGATTTTGAGGAGATGGGCAAAAACATTGAGAACATGCTACAGAATAAGAAAACCAGCTCTCAGctgagcagagagagagaagaacaggAGAGGAAAGAACTGCAGCGGATGCTGATGGGAGAGGACAACGAGAGAGAGAGGGGCCGCAAGGAACAACGCAAAggct CGAGTGCCCTGTCCACGAGCTCTCACAAAGATGATGATGCATCCTCCGTCACTAGCCTGAACTCATCTGCAACAGGGCGAAGAATGAAGATTTATCGCACATTCTGTGATGAGGATGGAAAAGAGTATGTGCGCTGTGAGACTGTCCGCAAACCATCTGTAATTGATGCTTATTTGCGAATACGCACCACAAAGGACAATGACTTCAT TCGTAAGTTTGCGTTGTTTGACGAGCAGCACAGGGAGGAGATGAGAAAGGAACGCAGAAGGATTCAGGAGCAACTGCGACGCCTCAAACGAAATCAGGAGAAAGACAAATTTAAAGGTCCACCTGAGAAAAAAGCCAAGAAGGCCAAAGAACGACCAGACCTGAAG CTGAAATGTGGAGCTTGTGGTGCAATTGGCCACATGAGGACTAATAAGTTTTGCCCGTTGTACTACCAAACCAATGCGCCGCCCTCTAATCCGGTGGCCATGACTGAGGAACAGGAAGAGGAGCTGGAGAAGACAGTGATCCACAATGACAATGAAGAACTCATCAAAGTTGAAGGAACCAAGATTGTGCTCGGAAAGCAGCTCATTGAGAG TGCCGATGAAGTACGGCGAAAATCTCTGGTTCTGAAGTTCCCCAAACAACAGCTTCCTCCCAAAAAGAAAAGACGTGTTGGGACAACTGCGCACTGTGACTACCTTAAT CGTCCTCATAAGTCCATCCATCGCAGAAGGACAGATCCCATGGTCACGCTCTCCTCCGTTCTGGAGAGCATCATCAATGACATGAGAGACCTTCCTAAT ACGTACCCATTTCACACGCCTGTGAATGGCAAAGTCATTAAGGATTATTACAAGATCATCACACGGCCAATGGACCTGCAGACATTACGTGAAAACGTGCGCAAGCGCATTTACCCATCTCGAGAAGAGTTCAGAGAGAGCGTCGAACTCATCTTCAAAAACAGTGCCACGTATAATG gtgcAAAGCATCTCTTAACCCTTGTTGCTCAGTCGATGCTGAATCTGTGTGACGAGAAACTGAAGGAG AAAGAGGAGCGTTTGGTTCGTTTGGAGAAAGCCATTAATCCTCTTCTGGATGACGATGATCAAGTCGCTTTCTCCTTCATCCTTGACAACATTGTCACTCAGAAGATGATGGCCGTTCCTGGC tCATGGCCCTTCCATCATCCTGTAAATAAGAAGTTTGTTCCTGATTATTATAAAGTCATCATCAACCCCATGGACCTTGACACACTTCGCAAG aacatCTCAAAGCACAAGTATCAGAACCGGGAGATATTTCTTGCTGATGTCAGTCTTATCCACGCCAACAGCGTCAAGTACAATG GGCCTGACAGCCCATATACCAAAACAGCTCTGGAAATTGTGAACCTCTGCAAGCAGACTTTAGCAGAG TATGATGAACACCTGACTCAGCTGGAGAAGGATATCTCTACTGCTAAAGAAGCCGCTCTGGATGCCGCAGATCTGGAGAGCTTAGACCCATTGACCCCTGGACCATACACACCACaa GGTCGTCACAGAGGCAGGATGGGTGAGGATGAGTCTGATGTGGACATTGAAGGATATGAGGAAGATGATGATGGCAAACCTAAAACACCTGCTCCG GCTGAAGAGGGAGATCTGGATGATGACGATGAAGAGGATGATGACGATGAGCTCCTCATGCGGCCACAGAGGCGTATGCATGgggatgaagaggaggaggatgaaggcTCCAGTCGGCAACAACAGGCCAGTGTGCTCTACCAGGATCTGCTGATGTCAGATGCAGAAGATGACGCCAGTGAGGAGGAGGGAGACAATCCATtctgct CCATCCAACTGTCAGAGAGTGGCAGTGATAGTGATGCTGACCTGGGGCATCAGGAAAGCACCCGGATTGGACTAGAGCAGGAAGAGAGTATGATGTCATATGAAGGGGATGGGCCTGATGAGGAAACACACATGGAGGACAGCAACGTCAG